From Nocardia sp. XZ_19_385, the proteins below share one genomic window:
- the mshD gene encoding mycothiol synthase codes for MEWVERLPEDLVPEVRGVLARATAADGVAPISEQAVLSLTADAPARHLFVRRAGAVAGYANLVPAHGEHSAMAEVAVDPEFRGQGIGAELVSAVLAEGGPGARVWAHGDRPAAKAVAARLGLVTARELWQMRRPLATPELPELAVPDGIVLRTYAGPADDAELLRVNAAAFSWHPEQGGWTERDIEIRRDADWFDPKGLFIAADPADPARILGFHWTKVHLDEDPAIGEVYVVGIDPAAQGRGLGRLLTLAGLHYLRERELGEVLLYTEADNTAAVNTYTKLGFAPAHIDAAYAAS; via the coding sequence CTGGAGTGGGTGGAGCGGCTGCCCGAGGATCTCGTCCCGGAGGTGCGGGGCGTGCTCGCGCGCGCGACCGCCGCGGACGGCGTGGCGCCGATCTCCGAGCAGGCCGTGCTGTCGCTCACCGCCGACGCTCCGGCCCGGCATCTGTTCGTCCGGCGGGCCGGAGCGGTCGCCGGTTACGCGAATCTCGTTCCCGCGCACGGCGAGCACTCCGCCATGGCCGAGGTCGCGGTGGATCCGGAGTTCCGTGGTCAGGGCATCGGCGCCGAATTGGTGTCCGCGGTACTGGCCGAAGGCGGCCCCGGCGCCCGGGTCTGGGCACACGGCGACCGCCCGGCCGCCAAGGCCGTCGCGGCCCGGCTGGGTTTGGTGACAGCGCGCGAACTCTGGCAGATGCGCCGCCCGCTGGCTACACCGGAGCTACCGGAACTTGCCGTCCCGGACGGCATCGTCCTGCGCACCTATGCCGGCCCCGCCGACGACGCCGAATTGCTGCGCGTCAACGCCGCCGCTTTCTCCTGGCATCCGGAGCAGGGCGGCTGGACCGAACGCGACATCGAGATCCGCCGCGACGCCGACTGGTTCGACCCGAAGGGCCTGTTCATCGCGGCCGACCCGGCGGATCCGGCCCGCATCCTCGGCTTCCACTGGACCAAGGTGCACCTCGACGAGGATCCCGCTATCGGTGAGGTCTACGTCGTCGGCATCGATCCCGCCGCCCAGGGTCGCGGCCTCGGCCGGCTGCTCACCCTCGCGGGTCTGCACTACCTGCGGGAACGCGAGCTCGGCGAGGTCCTGCTCTACACCGAGGCCGACAACACCGCCGCCGTGAACACCTACACCAAACTCGGTTTCGCCCCGGCGCACATCGACGCCGCCTACGCCGCCTCCTGA
- the pstS gene encoding phosphate ABC transporter substrate-binding protein PstS, whose protein sequence is MKFKRSSAFVGVLAAVAMPLAACGSDDNTGTGNGTAANSDVQCGGKKALKASGASSQKNAMERFVAAYEANCDGYTLNYTSSGSGAGVNEFIGNQTDFGGSDSPLSSKKEEPAKAQERCASPAWNLPVVFGPVAITYNVDGVTDLVLDGPTAAKIFNGAIATWDAPEIKALNPNAKLPADKINVISRSDESGTTDNFQLYLDAASEGAWGKGAGKIFNGGVGEGAKGNEGTSAAIKATKGSVTYNEWSFAKAQNLSVAQVVTSADKTPVKLTVETAGKAIDGVKIKGEGNDLILDTTSFYKPTVAGSYPIMMPTYEIVCSKYSDADTAKAVKAFLTSATSNGQKGLEENGYIPIPDQFKTRLTTAINAIS, encoded by the coding sequence GTGAAGTTCAAGCGCAGCAGCGCCTTCGTCGGAGTGCTGGCCGCCGTTGCCATGCCGCTCGCCGCCTGTGGCAGCGACGACAACACCGGTACCGGCAACGGGACCGCCGCCAACAGCGACGTGCAGTGTGGCGGCAAGAAGGCCCTCAAGGCCAGTGGCGCCTCCTCGCAGAAGAACGCCATGGAGCGTTTCGTGGCCGCCTACGAGGCCAACTGCGACGGCTACACCCTCAACTACACCTCCAGCGGCTCCGGTGCGGGCGTCAACGAATTCATCGGTAACCAGACCGACTTCGGTGGCTCCGACTCCCCGCTGAGCTCGAAGAAGGAAGAGCCGGCCAAGGCGCAGGAACGCTGCGCGTCGCCGGCCTGGAACCTGCCGGTCGTGTTCGGCCCGGTCGCCATCACCTACAACGTCGACGGCGTCACCGACCTCGTGCTGGACGGCCCGACCGCCGCCAAGATCTTCAACGGCGCCATCGCCACCTGGGATGCCCCGGAGATCAAGGCGCTCAACCCGAACGCCAAGTTGCCCGCGGACAAGATCAACGTGATCTCCCGCTCCGACGAGTCGGGCACCACCGACAACTTCCAGCTCTACCTCGACGCTGCTTCCGAGGGCGCCTGGGGCAAGGGCGCGGGCAAGATCTTCAACGGCGGTGTCGGCGAAGGCGCGAAGGGCAACGAGGGCACCTCGGCCGCCATCAAGGCCACCAAGGGCTCGGTCACCTACAACGAGTGGTCCTTCGCCAAGGCGCAGAACCTCTCGGTCGCGCAGGTCGTCACCTCGGCGGACAAGACCCCGGTGAAGCTCACCGTGGAGACCGCAGGCAAGGCCATCGACGGCGTGAAGATCAAGGGTGAGGGCAACGACCTGATCCTGGACACCACTTCGTTCTACAAGCCGACCGTGGCGGGTTCCTACCCGATCATGATGCCGACCTACGAGATCGTGTGCTCGAAGTACAGCGACGCGGACACCGCCAAGGCGGTCAAGGCGTTCCTGACCTCGGCCACCAGCAACGGCCAGAAGGGCCTGGAGGAGAACGGGTACATCCCGATCCCCGACCAGTTCAAGACCCGCCTGACCACCGCGATCAACGCCATTTCCTGA